GCCGAAAAACGGGTACGATGCCCAGAGCTGAGACGATTGACTCGCCGCGAACGGACCGAGGAAGCCCCCCAGAACACCGCCGCTGATCACCCATGAAATAGCACGATTTTTCTGCTGATTGTCGGTGAAAATTTCAGCCGCGGCGAAACGATAGTATTGATTGAAAGCGCAGGACATCCCCAGAACAAACGTCGAGAACACAAAGAGGAAGAAGCTGTGCAGCACAATCGCCAGCGCCGCCAACAGCGCCCCCGCCAGCCCCATCATCGTGCCGATGATGAACGCATTACGCCTGCCATATTTTGTCATCAGCGATGAAACGGCGTAGATCATCAGCGCCGCACCGCACACCGTCGCGGTAATCGGCAAGGTGGTCAACAGCGGAACCGGCGTCATGGATACGCCAACCAGCGTAGAGCATAACGTCATCAGGGAAATAATACTGCCGGTCAGCCCTTGTCCAAGCGCCAGCAGTATCAGGTTTCGGCGTTGCAACGAATCCATCAGTACATCCCTTTCTGAGTACGCTGAAAGCCGAGTATAGAGTGGTTATAAAATCTGTAGTCGCTGCTTCATTGTCATCATCTCATCATCCACCACGGGCGTGATGCACAGATGAGAAAGCGCGCTACTGCGGAACGGGATCACCTGCGTGCGGCCGTCCAACTGCACGATTTGGTAGAACTGCGGCAGGTTGAAATTGATAAAGCTGGAACCATAGGTAAAGCGATCGTGCGACGACGAATAGAAGCGGCTGACATCACGCACCAGCTCTTCTTTACTGCCCTCACAGTGGTGATACACCTCAACGCGATTCGATTCATCCAGAATATAGATATTAAAACCCTGATTTTCCGTCAGATCTTCAAAGAAGAACTGGATGATCCCTTCACTGGCGACGCCATCAACCACCGGCGGTAAATGGACATGGTTGGTTTCAACCTGAACCGGCTGGCCTTGCAGTTTGTTGTTGGAAATGGCGCCATAAAATTCAACCGCGTTTTCCAGCTTCTGCACTGACACACTGAGCCGCTCGAAGAACAGCCCCCAGGTTTGACCCGCCACTTTCACCGCTTTGAAGCGACCCGGCTCCTGACGCGTACTGGTCAGGCGCAGCTCAATGCATTCGGACACCAATTGCTGCACACGGGTACGAATCAGCCCGCGCAAATGCTGGCTGTAGCAGAACACTTCCAGTGATTCCGGCAGCGCCGCATCCTGATGCATTTTGCCCAGAATGGTTTTCAGCGCTTCCAACACCGCCTGCTCGCCGCTGAAATGCAGGGTACGCACTTCGTTCCACGAGTTGCGATACAGCAGGTCGATACTGCCGACCAGACACTGCTGCTGCTGGCCGAAGCTAAAGACATCCAAATGACGGAAATCGAAATGCACCACCTGATTGCGGAAAGCCGCGGTCGGATCATGTTCCAGATTGACGATAATCGCCAGATGACGAATTTCACACGGGCTATACAGCGCTTTCGGCGTTGGCGCAGGCAGTCGCAGCGGGAAGTGGCTGGCGACATCGTCCACCAGCGCTTGCAGGCGCGTGATATCGCACAGCTCGTTGCCTTTAATGTACAGACGCGTGCTTGGTGTCAGCAGGCCATTAAAATAGGCCCACGCCACCAATTTGTTCAGATAACGGTTATATTCCAGCGGCTGGTGGCTGACGATGGCATCCATCGACGGCGCCTGATTGTACAGGTACCAGCCAGAACGGTTCGCACGACCCGGAGGAACATAGATAAAGGTTAAGTTCGGCTCCGACAAATCAGGCGATATTTGTGGGTTCAGCAGCGTGACTTTGCCCGGCAGCGCTTCAAACGCAGCATACAGTTTACGGGTCAACACACCGATATCCTGCGGGCTGGCGCTGACACTCAGATTATTACGGCGGGCAAAGCGGATCAGGTTGCGATAGGTCTGCATCATCGCGTCCAGCAGTTCATTATGCGCTTCGCGTACCTGTTCGATTTTCCAGTTAGCGCGGTTATCCAACATCGCCAGATGTTCGTCGCTCCAGCCCCATTCTTGCACCAACTGGCTCAGAATCTGGCGACGCCAGCCAACGCAGGCTTTTTCTCTGGAGAGCTTTTCACAGACTTTTAAGTAGAAACATCGACGCGCCAGATCGAGACGCGTGGGATCGTTGATCGCCGTCAGGTAGTGCGTCACGCGCTCCAACATCATGCAGTAAGGATCAAGACCGAAGGAGACGATCTCACCATCATGCAGACGTTTTTTAATTTCAGTCGACAGCAAGCTGGTATCCGGGTATTCCCAGGAATAGGCTTCCAGCAGCAGCGTTTTCAGTACGGCTTTATAAGGAGAATCGATACTTTTATAGAGCTGCCAGAGGCTCGCGCCGAAATACTCTTCCGCCGACAGCGTACTTAAGCCGCCTAAATCCATCCACTCGTTAGGTGCCAGTGCGCCTTGTGAGTACAGCGACAGTACATATTCGTCGTAGTGAGATTCTTCTTCGACCGGCACCATGTTCCACAGAATGCGTTTACCCGCCATACGCACGGCGGTACGGTAGAATTCGTCGAGTAACAGGATATGCTGCGTGGTACCGCAGTCTTCACCGCTCAGGCTGCCGCTTTCATTGTGGCGGAAACGGCTTTCATCCATCAGGAAGAAGCTGACCTCTGCGCCTTGCGCCGCGGCCCACTGCTCCAGCAGCGTACATTTTTTCTGTAGGAGCTGGCGTTCTTCGCTGTCCAACCAAGATTGGTGGCACACCCAGATATCAAGATCGGAGCTACAACTCTGCCCGATAGACGAGGTGCTGCCCATGGAATAGATGCCCGTGATCGGCAGTTCGCCTTGCGGATGAGAACAGTCAAACTGACCCCAGCGCAGCGCGATGCCATCAAGGTACTGTTGTTGTTTTTCATCAGGCGTGTGAGTGCAGATACCGTGAGGCACCTTGCCTTCAAGGTAGCCGGGCATCAACGGGTGATGATGATGTAATAAAATGGGCAGAAGACTGTAAACCTGCTGAAAAGCGGGCTTCATTGCTCCCAGAGCACGGTCAACACGCAGTTGGTTGATCGCATCCAGTCTTTGCTTCAAAGTCTCGATGTAGAAGTACAAGACGTTTCGCCTGATTTATCCCAGTGCCTAGAAAAACCCCGTGTTCCAAATCCGCCATGATGAAATTAGAAGAATGTTTAGCGAATTATTGCTGGAAACGTGATCAATTTAACACCTTGCTGAATGGGCGTAAAGAAAGTAAAGAAAGTTAGACTTATCTATCTTGCTTTATTACGAATTTCTCTACCCAACTGCATCAGCACGGTCTCCTATCTCTATGTTTGCGGCACCCGAATTTCAGACCGTTTTAAAAGGCGCACCGCTCATGCCCACAACCTGACACCAACGCACCATCAATGATACGATGGCGGAAAATGATAAAAACGGTATCAAGCATGTTAGCCAATATTATTAGAATTGCCACCCGACAAAGCCCGCTCGCCCTGTGGCAAGCACAATATGTACAGCAGTGTCTGAATCTCCTCTATCCGGATTTACACGTGGAGCTGGTGCCGATGGTGACTCGCGGCGACATCATCCTGGATACGCCACTGGCAAAAGTCGGCGGTAAAGGATTGTTTGTTAAAGAGCTGGAATTGGCGCTGCTTGAAGGGCGTGCCGACATTGCCGTCCACTCCATGAAAGATGTGCCCGTCGAATTCCCGGATGGCCTCGGCCTGACCACGATTTGCGAACGTGACGACCCGCGCGACGCTTTTGTTTCCAATCATTACGACAGCCTCGAACAGTTACCGGAAGGCAGTTGTGTCGGCACTTCCAGCCTGCGCCGCCAATGTCAGCTGCGCGCCCGACGCCCCGATCTGGTGATTCGTGATTTACGTGGCAATGTCGGAACGCGCCTGTCAAAACTGGATAGCGGCGACTACGACGCCATTATTCTTGCCGTCGCCGGTCTGAAACGCCTCGGCCTCGAAGAACGTATCCGCAGCGCGTTGAGCCCGGAAGAATCTCTGCCCGCCGTCGGACAAGGCGCAATCGGCATCGAATGCCGTTTAAATGACGATCGTATCCGCCAACTCCTTGCCCCACTCAATCACTTCGCTACCGCTGCCCGCGTTCTGGCTGAACGCGCCATGAATGTGCGTCTTGAAGGGGGTTGTCAGGTGCCGATTGGCAGCTATGCCGAACTGGAAGGCGACACACTGTGGCTACGTGCGCTGGTTGGTGCCCCGGACGGCAGCCAAATGATCGTCGGTGAACGTAGAGGAAGCGTCTCCGACGCCGAACAAATCGGTATTGCGCTGGCTGAAGAGCTGTTAGCAAAAGGAGCCAGCGCTATCCTTCAGGCCGTTTATCACGAGTCGAGCTCATCATGACGATTCTGGTTACCCGTCCGTCACCAACTGGCGAACAACTGGTGACCCGTTTAAGAAAGCTTGGCTATCACGCCTGGCACAGTCCACTGATCGAATTTTCACCCGGACGAGAACTCGCTCGCCTGCCTGCTTTGTTACAGGCACTACGCGCCGACGATCTGGTGTTTGCGCTCTCACAACACGCGGTTCACTACGCCGATCCGATGCTGGCACGAGCGGGTATCAGTTGGCCCGCCCATCTCGCTTATTATGCGATTGGCCGCACCACAGCGCTGGCGCTGCATAAAACCAGCGCCCACCCGGTAACTTATCCTCCCGAACGCGAAACCAGCGAAACGCTCCTGCAACTGCCTGACCTACAAAATCTTTCTGGCAAACGCGCACTATTGCTGCGCGGTAACGGCGGCCGGGAATTGCTGGGAGAAACGCTAATCGAACGCGGCGCGCAGGTGACCTACTGTGAATGTTATCAGCGAAGGGACGTTCATTATGATGGGCCAGAGCAAAGCCGTCACTGGCAACAAATAGGCATCGACAAACTGGTGATCACCAGCGGAGAAATGCTACAACGGATCTATACTTTAGTACCTGATTACTATCGGGCTTCCTGGTTACTCGGCTGCCAGTTGATCGTCGTCAGCGAACGGCTGGCAGAACAAGCCCGTCAGCTTGGCTGGCGTGATATCCGGGTCGCCGATAACGCCGATAACGATGCGCTCGTGCGCGCACTACAATAAACCTGATCATGGGATGTACCATTATGACGGAACACAATACCCCCACAGCTCCATCCGACGAGGTTGCTGAACGGGTTGAACCCGCGCATCAGCAGCAGGATCCCGCACCGCAACCCAAACGCAGTGGTGCCGTGCTGGGGGCCATCGCGATTGTCATTGCGCTGGCGATAGGCGCGGGGCTGTATTACCACGGCCACCAGCAGGCGAAGCGGGAAACCGCTACGCTTCAACGTCTGGAAGCACAGTTAAACGCCTTGCAGCAGCAACACAAGCAAGAGCAACAACAGTGGCAGGACGCTCAGCAGCAGCAAAGCAAAGCGCAGGACACGGCCGCACAGCGTCTTGAAGCACTATCGCGTCAGTCAGATGAACTACGCGATAAGCTGGCGGCACTTTCCAGCCATGACACCAATACCTGGCTGATCGCTCAGGCAGATTTTCTGGTAAAACTGGCAGGGCGTAAGCTGTGGAGTGACAAAGACGTCACCACCGCGGGCGCGTTGCTGAAAAGCGCGGACGCAAGCCTGGCGGAAATGAACGATCCCAGTCTGATAGAAATCCGTCGTGCGCTGACCAGCGATATCGGTGCGCTGGCAGGCGTGAGCCAGGTGGATTTTGACGGCATCATCCTGAAAGTGAACCAGCTCACCGATCAGTTGGACAACTTGCAGCTCGCCGATAACAACACCGATGAAGCGCCGATGGACGCCAACAGCACTGAGCTGTCCGCTTCCCTGAGCGAATGGCGACAAAATCTCAGCAAGAGCTGGCACAATTTCATGGCGGATTTTATCACCATTCGCCGCCGCGACAGCGCTGCCGAACCATTGCTGGCGCCCAATCAGGATGTGTACCTGCGTGAAAACATTCGTTCACGTCTGCTGGTTGCAGCCCAGGCCATCCCTCGTCACCAGAATGAAGTGTACAAACAGTCTCTGGAAACGGCCGCAACCTGGATCCGCGCCTACTTCGATACCACCGATCCCACCACGCAGGCCTTTTTGGATCAGCTCGATGCCTTAAGCCAGCAGTCAGTTTCATTGGATGTGCCTATGGAGCTACAAAGTCAGCCGCTGTTGGAAAAATTGATGCAAACGCGCGTTCGTAACCTGCTGGCTCAAGCGCCAGCCACGCAGCAGGGGGAATGAACATGCTGAAAGTCTTATTGTTGTTCCTGATCCTGATCGCGGGCGTCGTAGTCGGCCCCATGATCGCAGGCCATCAAGGTTACGTCCTGATCCAAACGGATAACTATGATATTCAAACCAGCGTGACCGGTTTGGTCATCATGCTGGTGCTTTTTTTCCTCACCTTTCTGGCGGTGGAATGGGTACTCCGCCGGATCTTTCGTACCGGCGCCCGCACGCGCGGCTGGTTCCTCGGCCGCAAACGCACCCGCGCCAGAAAGCAGACCAAAGCCGCACTGCTCAAGCTGGCCGAAGGGGATTATTTACAGGTAGAGAAGCTGCTGACTCGCAATGCCGATCATGCTGAGCAGCCCGTGGTGAACTACCTGCTGGCAGCCGAAGCCGCCCAACAGCGCGGTGACGAATTCCGCACCAAACAATATCTGGAACGTGCAGCGGAGATTGCGGATACCGACCAGCTCCCGGTAGACATTACGCGCGTGCGCATTCAGCTAGCGCGTAATGAAGATCATGCCGCGCGTCACGGCGTGGACAAACTGCTGGAAGTCGCCCCCCGTCATCCAGAGGTGCTGCGTTTAGCGGAACAGGCTTTCCTGCGAACCCACGCCTACAGTGCACTGCTGGATATTCTGCCTGCGATGCGCAAGATCAACCTGTACCCTGAAGAACGTTTGCTGGATCTACAGGAGCAGGCCTATATCGGTCTGATGAATCAGGCGATGGAGGATGGCGGCAGCGAAGGACTGAAATCGTGGTGGAATAATCAAAGTCGCAAAGTGCGCCACGAGATCCCGCTTCAAGTCGCAATGGCTGAGCATTTGATCGAGTGTGACGATCACGATACCGCTCAGAAGATCATTCTCGACGGCCTTAAACGCCAATATGACGAACGCTTGATCCTGCTAATGCCGCGCCTCAAAGCCGGAAATCCAGAGCAGTTGGAAAAAATGCTTCACCAGTATATCAAGCAGCAGGGAGCAACGCCGTTGTTGAACAGCACGTTAGGACAATTGCTAATGAAACACGGTGAATGGCAGCAGGCCAGCGATGCCTTCCGTACTGCACTGGAACTCCGCCCAGACGCTTATGACTACGCCTGGCGCGCCGACGCTCTCGATCGGTTGCGTCTGCCGGATGAAGCGGCGCAAATGCGGCGCGAAGGGCTATTGCTCACGCTACAGCAACCTGCCGACTGATCGCGACACTATCCCTTTCATAAGGCTCCTTTTTGGAGCCTTTCTCTTTTTATGGGCTGTTTTTTATAGACGGCTTCATCTAGCACGACAGCAGACGGCGACCGAACATTTTCATCAGACGAAAAAAAACGCTTACCGATAAACGGTAAGCGTTGAAAATATCAGGTCTGTCAGACAACAGAATGGTGCCTCACTCAACGTTATGTCCGGAAAGCCCGATGGAGATTTGCATCTTCATCTGGAGTTGGACGATAGGCACCTCAAATTGGCTCTGCGTCATTCCCAGGATTATGAAGCCGAAGCAAACATAGAAGGTGGAATGAGCATCTACCCGTATATTTAAGCACAAATTATGCCAATATGCATAACTTTATTGCCATCGCCCGATAAATTCATGATAACCCGCTAATAATAAATACTATTTTTATTTCTTCACTGGAAATGAAGCAAACGCGCAATGGGTGATAAAAACGAGACGGACCTCACAAAACCTGTCGCTATTCAGAGACGGATTTATAAATAAAAATATTAAACCTTATTAATCAACTAATTAAATGTCTCTTTTTTGCGACAGCAGATCCCGCCAAGTGTCGTGTTTTTCCGACAGTCCTATCAAAGCTGCTGATTTAATTTAGAAAAGGGGAACATATCCGCGCCGGAAAACAGACGCGAACAGAGTTGACTTAATGATAGGAGCTTAGCGGGAGGAGAGTTGTTCCAGACTCTGCTTCGCCATCTGGTACAGATAGTGCGCGGTCGGGAACAGCGCGCGATCGTCAACGCGGAATTTCGGGTGGTGCAGCGCATATGGCCCGCCGGAGCCGACCATCATGAACGTACCAGGTAGTTTCTGCTGATAGAACGCAAAATCTTCACCAATCGGGCTGGCTTCCACACGACGTGCTTCAAACCCTTCGTCACTCGCCACATTCAGCGCAAACTCGACCCACTCCGGCGTGTTGATCACCGACGGCGGCCCTGCGTGCCACAGGAACTCGATTTCCGCACCAAAGGTGCTGGCAATACCGGCCACGATCTGGCGGAAACGCTGTTCAATCAAATCACGCGCATCCTGATTGAACGTTCTGACCGTGCCTTCAACGTAGGCAGTATCAGGGATAACGTTCCAGGTGCTGCCGCTATGAACCTGAGTAATCGACACCACCGCGTTGTTGTCAGAAGACACAGTACGGCTGATGATGGTCTGTACGGCAGAAATCAACTGACCCAGAATGATAATCGGATCGTTGCCTTCATGTGGCTTCGCGGCATGACAGCCTTTTGCCGCAATCTTGATCTCAAAGCGGTCAACACCCGCCGTCAACGCGCCATCTTTCCCGCCGATAACGCCAACAGGCAGCGTCGGATCGTTGTGGATACCGAAAATCGCTACCGCATTGTCCAACGCACCAACCGCAATGACTTCCGGCGCGCCCAGCCCGGTTTCTTCGGCAGCCTGGAATAAAATTCGCACCGTGCCTTTCAGCTCCTGCTCGATTTTCTTCAGCAGAATCGCCGCGCCCAGCGCAGCGGAAGAGTGAAAATCATGACCGCAGGCGTGCATCACGCCTTTATTGAGCGACGTGAATTCTACGCCAGACTCTTCTTCAATCGGCAGGGCGTCGATGTCAGAACGCACCACGACCAACGGGCCATCCTGAAGGCCGCCCACTTCGGCAACCAAACCCGTTTTCAGCGGCAGATCGAGGACGCGAATCCCCTCTTTTTCCAATACCGCACGAATCTTCTTCGTGGTTTCAAACTCCTGATTCGACAGTTCAGGGTTGCGGTGTAAATCGTGGCGAAACGCCTGAATAAACTGAGCCAGAGGCTCATGTTGAGGTGCTGTTCTCATGAATACTTGCTCCACATTATCGTGCCCTGCCTGACAGGGCGGCCTTGTTCAGGCGTGCAGGTGTGTCTACGTATACGTTAAATATCGTACTCAAGCGGCTCAGGCAGCTTGGTCAACTGACGCAGGAAACGCTGGGTCTGCGGGTTGTCCGAGAAGCTAATGACTTGCTCCGCCGGACCTTCTTCAACGATGTGCCCGTCCGCCATGAAGATCACACGGTCAGCCACTTCTTTCGCAAACTGCATTTCATGGGTAACGATCACCATCGTGGTGTCGTTCTTCGCCAGCTTCTGAATAACCTGAAGCACTTCGTGTACCCTTTCCGGGTCCAGCGCCGAGGTCGGTTCATCAAACAAAATCGCCTTAGGATCGACTGCCAGCGCACGCGCAATACTCACGCGCTGCTGCTGCCCGCCGGATAACGTCACCGGATACTGCGCCGCCTGCGGCAGCAGACCGACCTGCTCCAGCAAAGCAAGACCGATTTCATCCGCCTGCTTCTTCGGCATTTTTTTCACGACAATCAGCGCTTCCGTTACGTTCTCCAGCGCCGTCTTGTTCTTAAACAGGTTATAGCTCTGGAACACCATCGCCGTCTGGCGGCGCAGCGCGTAGGCTTCTTTAGAAGAGTAACGACGCGTATCCAGCGTTTGGTCGCCAATGTGAATGGTGCCCGATTCTGGGGTTTCCAGCAGGTTCAGACAACGCAGCAGCGTGGATTTACCCGACCCGGATGGGCCGATAATCGCCACGACTTCGCCTTTCGCGATATCCAGACTAATGTTGTCCAACACCACCTGATCGCCAAAGCGTTTAGAAAGATTCTTTACACTGATCATGTCAGCCCCTTATCGCTGTAGCGAGTGATTCAGTTTCTTCTCCAGCTGCTTTTGCAGCCAAGAGTAAACAATGATCACCAACCAGTAAATCAGACCCACAACCAGGAAGGTCTCAAAGA
The genomic region above belongs to Pectobacterium colocasium and contains:
- a CDS encoding class I adenylate cyclase — encoded protein: MYFYIETLKQRLDAINQLRVDRALGAMKPAFQQVYSLLPILLHHHHPLMPGYLEGKVPHGICTHTPDEKQQQYLDGIALRWGQFDCSHPQGELPITGIYSMGSTSSIGQSCSSDLDIWVCHQSWLDSEERQLLQKKCTLLEQWAAAQGAEVSFFLMDESRFRHNESGSLSGEDCGTTQHILLLDEFYRTAVRMAGKRILWNMVPVEEESHYDEYVLSLYSQGALAPNEWMDLGGLSTLSAEEYFGASLWQLYKSIDSPYKAVLKTLLLEAYSWEYPDTSLLSTEIKKRLHDGEIVSFGLDPYCMMLERVTHYLTAINDPTRLDLARRCFYLKVCEKLSREKACVGWRRQILSQLVQEWGWSDEHLAMLDNRANWKIEQVREAHNELLDAMMQTYRNLIRFARRNNLSVSASPQDIGVLTRKLYAAFEALPGKVTLLNPQISPDLSEPNLTFIYVPPGRANRSGWYLYNQAPSMDAIVSHQPLEYNRYLNKLVAWAYFNGLLTPSTRLYIKGNELCDITRLQALVDDVASHFPLRLPAPTPKALYSPCEIRHLAIIVNLEHDPTAAFRNQVVHFDFRHLDVFSFGQQQQCLVGSIDLLYRNSWNEVRTLHFSGEQAVLEALKTILGKMHQDAALPESLEVFCYSQHLRGLIRTRVQQLVSECIELRLTSTRQEPGRFKAVKVAGQTWGLFFERLSVSVQKLENAVEFYGAISNNKLQGQPVQVETNHVHLPPVVDGVASEGIIQFFFEDLTENQGFNIYILDESNRVEVYHHCEGSKEELVRDVSRFYSSSHDRFTYGSSFINFNLPQFYQIVQLDGRTQVIPFRSSALSHLCITPVVDDEMMTMKQRLQIL
- the hemC gene encoding hydroxymethylbilane synthase; translation: MLANIIRIATRQSPLALWQAQYVQQCLNLLYPDLHVELVPMVTRGDIILDTPLAKVGGKGLFVKELELALLEGRADIAVHSMKDVPVEFPDGLGLTTICERDDPRDAFVSNHYDSLEQLPEGSCVGTSSLRRQCQLRARRPDLVIRDLRGNVGTRLSKLDSGDYDAIILAVAGLKRLGLEERIRSALSPEESLPAVGQGAIGIECRLNDDRIRQLLAPLNHFATAARVLAERAMNVRLEGGCQVPIGSYAELEGDTLWLRALVGAPDGSQMIVGERRGSVSDAEQIGIALAEELLAKGASAILQAVYHESSSS
- the hemD gene encoding uroporphyrinogen-III synthase yields the protein MTILVTRPSPTGEQLVTRLRKLGYHAWHSPLIEFSPGRELARLPALLQALRADDLVFALSQHAVHYADPMLARAGISWPAHLAYYAIGRTTALALHKTSAHPVTYPPERETSETLLQLPDLQNLSGKRALLLRGNGGRELLGETLIERGAQVTYCECYQRRDVHYDGPEQSRHWQQIGIDKLVITSGEMLQRIYTLVPDYYRASWLLGCQLIVVSERLAEQARQLGWRDIRVADNADNDALVRALQ
- the hemX gene encoding uroporphyrinogen-III C-methyltransferase codes for the protein MTEHNTPTAPSDEVAERVEPAHQQQDPAPQPKRSGAVLGAIAIVIALAIGAGLYYHGHQQAKRETATLQRLEAQLNALQQQHKQEQQQWQDAQQQQSKAQDTAAQRLEALSRQSDELRDKLAALSSHDTNTWLIAQADFLVKLAGRKLWSDKDVTTAGALLKSADASLAEMNDPSLIEIRRALTSDIGALAGVSQVDFDGIILKVNQLTDQLDNLQLADNNTDEAPMDANSTELSASLSEWRQNLSKSWHNFMADFITIRRRDSAAEPLLAPNQDVYLRENIRSRLLVAAQAIPRHQNEVYKQSLETAATWIRAYFDTTDPTTQAFLDQLDALSQQSVSLDVPMELQSQPLLEKLMQTRVRNLLAQAPATQQGE
- the hemY gene encoding protoheme IX biogenesis protein HemY; translated protein: MLKVLLLFLILIAGVVVGPMIAGHQGYVLIQTDNYDIQTSVTGLVIMLVLFFLTFLAVEWVLRRIFRTGARTRGWFLGRKRTRARKQTKAALLKLAEGDYLQVEKLLTRNADHAEQPVVNYLLAAEAAQQRGDEFRTKQYLERAAEIADTDQLPVDITRVRIQLARNEDHAARHGVDKLLEVAPRHPEVLRLAEQAFLRTHAYSALLDILPAMRKINLYPEERLLDLQEQAYIGLMNQAMEDGGSEGLKSWWNNQSRKVRHEIPLQVAMAEHLIECDDHDTAQKIILDGLKRQYDERLILLMPRLKAGNPEQLEKMLHQYIKQQGATPLLNSTLGQLLMKHGEWQQASDAFRTALELRPDAYDYAWRADALDRLRLPDEAAQMRREGLLLTLQQPAD
- a CDS encoding M20 peptidase aminoacylase family protein; the protein is MRTAPQHEPLAQFIQAFRHDLHRNPELSNQEFETTKKIRAVLEKEGIRVLDLPLKTGLVAEVGGLQDGPLVVVRSDIDALPIEEESGVEFTSLNKGVMHACGHDFHSSAALGAAILLKKIEQELKGTVRILFQAAEETGLGAPEVIAVGALDNAVAIFGIHNDPTLPVGVIGGKDGALTAGVDRFEIKIAAKGCHAAKPHEGNDPIIILGQLISAVQTIISRTVSSDNNAVVSITQVHSGSTWNVIPDTAYVEGTVRTFNQDARDLIEQRFRQIVAGIASTFGAEIEFLWHAGPPSVINTPEWVEFALNVASDEGFEARRVEASPIGEDFAFYQQKLPGTFMMVGSGGPYALHHPKFRVDDRALFPTAHYLYQMAKQSLEQLSSR
- a CDS encoding amino acid ABC transporter ATP-binding protein, which produces MISVKNLSKRFGDQVVLDNISLDIAKGEVVAIIGPSGSGKSTLLRCLNLLETPESGTIHIGDQTLDTRRYSSKEAYALRRQTAMVFQSYNLFKNKTALENVTEALIVVKKMPKKQADEIGLALLEQVGLLPQAAQYPVTLSGGQQQRVSIARALAVDPKAILFDEPTSALDPERVHEVLQVIQKLAKNDTTMVIVTHEMQFAKEVADRVIFMADGHIVEEGPAEQVISFSDNPQTQRFLRQLTKLPEPLEYDI